A single window of Vigna unguiculata cultivar IT97K-499-35 chromosome 1, ASM411807v1, whole genome shotgun sequence DNA harbors:
- the LOC114193824 gene encoding LRR receptor-like serine/threonine-protein kinase RPK2 → MDLLLLLQFLLFFTSHHANALNASISGDALSLLSFKSFVSSDPSNILAGWTNRTSSNLCRWRSVACGAAGSLSARVTSLNVTGLGGGLLSPSVGDLSELRVLSLVGNMFSGQIPATVGNLRFLEVLELQGNNFSGRVPTQMSFVFLQSLKLVNLSGNAFSGSIPSEIIGSGSVKIVDLSNNQFSGVIPLNGTCDSLKHLKLSRNFLTGEIPPQIGKCRNLRTLLVDGNILEGRIPSEIGQIVELKVLDVSRNSLTGRVPKELANCVKLSVIVLTDLFEDRDNGGLEDGFRGEFNAFVGNIPHQLLLLSSLRVLWAPRANLGGRLPSGWSELCSLRVLNLVQNYVTGVLPESLGMCRNLSFLDLSSNNLVGYLPSLQLHVPCMVYFNVSRNNISGTLKGFRKESCGVSAVDPSFQELDGFSDDEYFNFPVWRFQKNAFVGSGFEENNTIVVSHDFSWNSFVGSLPSFSLGDSLFGANRKVSYALSLNNNRFNGTLPEQLVSNCNELKTLSVNLSVNQLSGGNLQTAVLECLRLTDFEAAYNQIDESIGPAIGDLVMLQHLDLSGNKLSGSLPNQLGNLQNMKWMHLGGNNLTGEIPTQLGQMASLAVLNLSHNALVGTIPASLSNAKSFEILLVDHNKLSGEIPLAFSTLSNLVQLDVSFNNLSGHIPRLQHPSDCDSYKGNAHLHPCPDPYSDSPASLPVPLEIQHHTHRGRKLRTLVIVVVTSASVVLCTLLGIVLVIFSGRSKFGRLSSIRRRQVVTFQDVPTELNYDSVATATGNFSIRHLIGTGGFGSTYKAELSPGFLVAIKRLSIGRFQGIQQFETEIRTLGRIRHKNLVTLIGYYVGKAEMFLIYNYLSGGNLEAFIHDRSGKNVQWPVIYKIAKDIAEALAFLHYSCVPRIVHRDIKPSNILLDEDHNAYLSDFGLARLLEVTETHATTDVAGTFGYVAPEYATTCRVSDKADVYSFGVVLLELMSGRKSLDPSFSEYGNGFNIVPWAELLMTEGRCSELFSATLWEAGPKEKLLGLLKLALTCTEETLSIRPSMKQVLEKLKYLKS, encoded by the coding sequence ATGGATCTTCTCTTACTTCTTCAGTTCCTTCTCTTCTTCACTTCGCACCACGCAAATGCCCTCAATGCTTCAATTTCTGGGGACGCATTGTCACTTCTCTCTTTCAAAAGCTTCGTCTCTTCCGACCCTTCCAACATCCTCGCCGGTTGGACCAACCGCACCTCCTCCAATCTCTGCCGATGGCGCTCCGTCGCGTGTGGTGCCGCAGGAAGCCTCTCTGCCCGAGTTACTTCGCTCAATGTCACTGGGCTCGGCGGCGGCCTGTTGTCGCCCTCCGTCGGCGACTTGTCTGAGCTCCGCGTGCTGTCCCTCGTCGGGAACATGTTCTCCGGCCAGATTCCTGCTACTGTAGGGAATCTGCGGTTTCTGGAGGTCCTCGAACTGCAAGGGAACAACTTTTCAGGGAGAGTCCCGACCCAGatgagttttgtttttcttcagtCTCTTAAACTTGTTAATCTCTCTGGTAATGCCTTTTCTGGTTCGATTCCGAGTGAGATTATTGGCTCTGGGAGTGTGAAAATCGTTGATTTGTCGAATAATCAGTTTTCTGGTGTGATTCCTTTGAATGGTACTTGTGATTCGTTGAAGCATTTGAAGTTGTCTCGTAACTTTTTGACTGGGGAGATTCCACCCCAAATTGGCAAATGTAGAAACTTGAGGACCCTTTTGGTTGATGGTAACATCTTGGAAGGTAGAATCCCTTCTGAGATTGGCCAAATTGTCGAACTGAAAGTTCTGGATGTTTCTAGAAACTCCCTCACTGGAAGGGTCCCTAAGGAGTTGGCTAATTGTGTGAAACTTTCTGTGATTGTGCTTACTGATTTGTTTGAGGATCGTGATAATGGAGGGTTGGAAGATGGCTTTAGAGGAGAGTTTAATGCCTTTGTTGGGAACATACCTCATCAACTGTTGCTGCTTTCAAGTCTAAGGGTGTTGTGGGCGCCAAGGGCGAATCTTGGTGGACGGTTGCCTAGTGGGTGGTCGGAGTTGTGCTCTCTGAGGGTGCTCAATTTGGTGCAGAATTATGTTACCGGTGTCTTGCCTGAGAGTTTGGGGATGTGTAGGAATTTGAGTTTCTTGGACTTGAGTTCTAATAATTTGGTGGGGTATCTGCCTTCATTGCAGCTTCATGTTCCTTGTATGGTGTACTTTAATGTCAGCAGAAACAATATATCTGGCACTCTTAAAGGATTTAGGAAAGAAAGTTGCGGTGTGAGTGCAgtagatccttcatttcaagaATTGGATGGTTTTAGTGATGATGAATACTTTAATTTTCCTGTTTGGAGGTTTCAAAAGAATGCTTTCGTTGGATCTGGTTTTGAGGAGAATAACACTATTGTTGTTAGCCATGATTTCAGTTGGAATAGTTTTGTGGGATCCTTGCCTTCGTTCTCTCTTGGAGATAGTCTTTTTGGTGCTAATCGTAAAGTCTCGTATGCACTGTCTCTCAATAACAATCGATTCAATGGAACTCTACCGGAACAGTTAGTTTCAAACTGCAACGAGCTCAAGACATTGTCAGTTAACTTGAGTGTGAACCAACTATCGGGTGGGAATCTCCAAACGGCGGTTTTGGAGTGCCTAAGGTTGACAGATTTTGAAGCAGCATACAACCAGATTGATGAGTCAATTGGACCAGCTATAGGTGACTTGGTGATGCTTCAGCATCTTGATTTAAGTGGGAACAAGCTATCTGGATCACTGCCGAATCAGTTGGGAAACCTGCAAAACATGAAATGGATGCATCTGGGAGGAAACAATCTAACAGGGGAAATTCCTACCCAACTTGGCCAAATGGCTTCCCTTGCTGTTCTGAATTTGTCTCACAATGCTCTAGTTGGAACAATACCTGCGAGTTTGTCAAATGCCAAGAGTTTTGAAATTCTGTTGGTGGACCACAACAAACTTTCAGGGGAAATACCTTTAGCTTTTTCTACTCTTTCCAATCTTGTGCAGCTAGATGTTTCTTTTAACAATCTTTCTGGTCATATTCCTCGTCTTCAACACCCAAGTGACTGTGATTCCTACAAAGGAAATGCACACCTGCATCCTTGCCCTGATCCATATTCTGACTCACCTGCTTCTCTTCCAGTCCCCCTGGAAATCCAGCATCATACTCATAGAGGGAGAAAATTAAGGACATTGGTTATTGTTGTGGTAACTTCTGCTTCTGTGGTGCTGTGCACTCTTCTGGGAATAGTATTGGTAATCTTTTCTGGAAGGAGTAAATTTGGTCGGCTTAGCAGTATAAGAAGGCGACAGGTAGTGACCTTTCAAGATGTTCCAACTGAATTGAACTACGACAGTGTGGCCACAGCTACCGGAAACTTCAGCATCCGACATCTAATTGGCACCGGTGGCTTTGGGTCAACATACAAGGCAGAACTGTCCCCAGGTTTTCTTGTTGCCATAAAGAGGTTGTCCATAGGTAGGTTTCAAGGCATTCAACAGTTTGAAACGGAAATAAGGACACTGGGAAGAATTCGACACAAGAATCTTGTGACTCTTATTGGATATTATGTAGGGAAGGCTGAAATGTTCTTAATTTACAACTACCTTTCTGGAGGGAACCTTGAAGCTTTCATACATGACAGGTCAGGGAAGAATGTTCAGTGGCCAGTTATTTACAAAATAGCAAAAGACATAGCAGAGGCCCTTGCTTTCCTTCACTACTCATGTGTTCCTCGCATTGTTCACCGGGATATCAAACCTAGCAACATTTTACTTGACGAAGATCATAATGCCTACCTATCCGATTTTGGCTTGGCACGACTGCTTGAGGTAACTGAGACCCATGCCACCACTGATGTTGCAGGCACATTTGGTTATGTTGCACCAGAATATGCCACCACTTGCAGGGTTTCTGACAAAGCTGATGTCTACAGCTTTGGTGTAGTGTTATTAGAATTGATGTCTGGAAGAAAGTCTCTTGATCCATCTTTTTCTGAGTATGGAAATGGATTCAACATTGTTCCATGGGCAGAGCTACTAATGACCGAAGGCCGTTGTTCTGAGCTATTTTCAGCTACTTTGTGGGAAGCAGGGCCTAAGGAAAAGTTGTTGGGCCTTTTAAAGCTTGCATTAACATGCACAGAAGAGACTCTTTCTATTCGACCATCAATGAAACAGGTTcttgagaaattgaaatatttgaaaagttga